In Aegilops tauschii subsp. strangulata cultivar AL8/78 chromosome 3, Aet v6.0, whole genome shotgun sequence, one genomic interval encodes:
- the LOC123497592 gene encoding B3 domain-containing protein Os01g0234100-like yields MVMEKKMALVHRRLALLDSESDKETDVVPTATMIVRPRRADSEQKRLFDVSQTHNAQDTDTAKKKRGRLVNAKSDMEQKLNMSTPGLALVESGGSNSSKSDVDDDLVPMVAAVNCQKTCTSVQGNFGSAMERAEELLVELPAEHPSFVKHMLHSHVVHGFWLGLPSDFCNKHLPKKDTAVVLEDEDGHNYDAKYLGAKQGLSAGWRGFAINHDIKVYILRANNFTTTDGALGLLCLEAGKEKIPKEESSNDVKSEAGKEKIPKEESSNDVKSEAGKEKIPKESSIDVKSEAGKEKIPKEESSIDVKSEEKPKVAQSDSSNLASESITDGIKFSDTAIDFDDVKDFSSFSIIVDGLAIDCEFPDQQRETYYELCCAQKSFLHKDLLKGLNITLVVGAIMETIDIAEGIRACKARVPSRKDFVVWKKNLQALKLLGMNVDFLLKRVDGLLSLPARPRAPAEVKLERARTVAKIKEVESRISSVKDTLEEIDVEMEEMESSAKIVDEMMQLLATAPW; encoded by the exons AAGATGGCACTGGTGCACCGAAGGCTGGCCTTGCTCGACAGCGAGAGCGACAAGGAAACTGATGTTGTGCCAACGGCTACAATG ATTGTGCGGCCACGGAGGGCGGACAGTGAGCAAAAAAGGCTGTTTGATGTTTCTCAAACACACAATGCCCAGGATACTGACACTGCTAAA AAGAAGAGAGGGAGGCTTGTCAACGCCAAGAGTGACATGGAGCAGAAGTTGAATATGTCAACGCCGGGGCTTGCCTTGGTTGAGAGCGGCGGCAGTAACAGCAGCAAGAGTGACGTAGATGATGATCTTGTGCCGATG GTAGCTGCTGTTAATTGCCAAAAGACATGTACAAG TGTTCAGGGTAACTTTGGGTCTGCTATGGAGAGAGCTGAGGAGTTACTTGTGGAGTTACCAGCCGAACATCCTAGCTTTGTCAAGCATATGCTACATTCACATGTTGTTCATGGTTTTTGGCTG GGTCTACCGTCTGACTTCTGCAACAAGCATCTCCCAAAGAAGGACACTGCTGTTGTGCTAGAAGATGAGGATGGGCACAACTATGATGCAAAATATCTAGGTGCCAAGCAAGGACTTAGTGCTGGTTGGAGAGGTTTTGCGATTAATCATGATATCAAG GTCTATATATTAAGAGCGAACAACTTCACTACAACTGATGGAGCACTTGGTCTCCTGTGTCTGGAAGCTGGCAAGGAGAAGATACCGA AAGAAGAAAGTTCCAATGATGTCAAATCTGAAGCTGGCAAGGAGAAGATACCGA AAGAAGAAAGTTCCAATGATGTCAAATCTGAAGCTGGCAAGGAGAAGATACCGA AAGAAAGTTCCATTGATGTCAAATCTGAAGCTGGCAAGGAGAAGATACCGA AAGAAGAAAGTTCCATTGATGTCAAATCTGAGGAGAAACCAAAGGTTGCTCAGAGCGATAGCAGCAACCTAGCCAGTGAGTCAATAACAGATGGCATCAAATTTTCAGACACAGCCATCGATTTCGACGACGTGAAAGATTTCAGCAGCTTCAGCATCATCGTAGACGGCCTGGCCATCGACTGCGAGTTTCCTGACCAACAACGCGAGACGTACTACGAGCTGTGCTGTGCCCAGAAGTCGTTCCTTCACAAGGACCTGCTCAAAGGGCTAAACATCACACTCGTGGTGGGGGCGATCATGGAGACTATCGACATCGCAGAGGGCATCAGGGCCTGCAAGGCGCGCGTTCCTTCCCGCAAGGACTTTGTGGTCTGGAAGAAGAACTTGCAGGCCTTGAAGCTCCTGGGCATGAATGTGGACTTCCTGCTCAAACGCGTCGATGGTCTCCTCAGCCTCCCTGCTCGACCCAGAGCCCCTGCTGAGGTAAAACTGGAGCGGGCACGCACCGTTGCGAAAATCAAGGAGGTCGAGTCCAGGATTTCGAGTGTGAAGGACACTCTGGAGGAGATTGACGTGGAGATGGAGGAGATGGAGTCCAGCGCGAAGATAGTGGATGAGATGATGCAGCTGTTAGCGACCGCGCCATGGTAG